In a single window of the Hydrogenobaculum sp. 3684 genome:
- a CDS encoding glycosyltransferase, whose product MKAIKLHSRTNIDYKEEFIEMPDYPVLVPDFLAKVLFEIVEEKELLSIRKSYLKHLNLSYLDKKPKKVLVLADLDAFSSVCLMPILKAIEKESQVDVYPFSNKDIYVGFGINTLKDIPSLDDILSYDVFYVLFEEDLTSYEFDTSNRISYFERFFDVEAIPLEPFLEHKPSVFSTFINSQGFYKANIKNTSNIEKSITIPQNIFTKSSLNKIFDALKSSKVIITTHPAVAYMCHVNKIPCVFVVGGFDKKVFGEISYVKCMEIPFVGALCSSPCMRISEGVCVEAKVRGSNLNPCMDIESIPDQIIQDAIEKSNKELVKEDTCKYCLEKAPMYLLDVLNADEYRECSACKSIIFSKKEPFFVEKGLSDWGIPGFFSFYKDPIALSMLDKMHNIDIAYILKASKLKGSVLVYRAFNGEISHLLNYLGYETVNVEEDKELKKIGFVLFGTKYYDGAIEDILSDIDIVLIPDIRTIDTGLLKIFKDKHILIGAPNKESILNTLGRYKSSFKSSLTPKAFINLFKHLGKDLFLYSSNELSQNSEYFGEFFSNILTLSTGISLSLFEHENFYKLKAKYGTYIYGSSFPIHQNSQRSIDYSKWNMYEKSVFKFHMTNRLSENEPYIEIYAKGPKGKVLITDHWELISNYPELFASKGYTVGVLRKDIPLNLDRLKNEVKAFNPDFMFFGFYGDLFFMRNETSWDYKTRDFWFKNFDVPIIALKVDTPSINRYSLTREGLEILRKYKHKFAIIHHDKFLTECFRTLGIKAYWWNSNGFIMSNLNLSTQDDDIPKEKKIFDVIFPGSVHKPNEDFYKKYASYIECYKKDVSDIRKCLDIPCIKDGFFNQEFFDISTSVMSYVRAYATNALKDYYKDRFFTTDVVKIPYSRLKYIVSSSKITFYIHSQGFSAVHDMIYEPPIYHSLPIVDYKEEAMILFKEHYKEITYKNIEDAIKKIDYYLSHEEERESLIKELRNIVLNYYRQDFRIDMIEYVLTQLKV is encoded by the coding sequence ATGAAAGCTATAAAACTGCATTCAAGAACAAATATAGATTACAAAGAAGAGTTTATCGAAATGCCAGATTATCCGGTATTGGTGCCCGATTTTCTTGCAAAGGTTTTATTTGAGATTGTAGAAGAAAAAGAGCTTTTGTCTATAAGAAAAAGCTATCTTAAGCATCTTAATCTGTCTTACTTGGATAAAAAGCCCAAAAAGGTTTTGGTGCTTGCTGATTTGGATGCTTTTAGCAGTGTATGTTTAATGCCAATACTAAAAGCTATAGAAAAAGAATCTCAGGTGGATGTTTATCCGTTTTCAAACAAAGATATATATGTGGGTTTTGGTATAAACACTTTAAAAGATATACCTTCTTTAGATGATATACTCTCTTACGATGTTTTTTATGTGCTTTTTGAAGAAGACTTGACCTCTTATGAGTTTGATACTTCAAATAGGATATCTTATTTTGAACGGTTTTTTGATGTGGAGGCTATCCCTTTAGAGCCATTTTTAGAGCATAAACCAAGTGTTTTTAGCACTTTTATAAACTCTCAAGGTTTTTATAAAGCCAATATAAAAAATACTTCGAATATAGAAAAATCTATCACCATACCTCAAAATATATTTACCAAATCCAGTTTAAATAAAATCTTTGATGCTCTTAAAAGCTCAAAAGTTATCATTACCACGCATCCAGCGGTGGCTTATATGTGCCATGTAAACAAAATCCCTTGTGTTTTTGTGGTGGGTGGGTTTGATAAAAAAGTTTTTGGTGAAATTTCTTATGTGAAGTGTATGGAGATACCCTTTGTGGGGGCTTTGTGTTCAAGTCCTTGCATGAGGATATCAGAAGGGGTTTGCGTTGAAGCAAAAGTTAGAGGTTCTAATCTAAACCCTTGCATGGATATAGAATCTATACCAGATCAAATTATACAAGATGCCATAGAAAAATCAAACAAAGAACTTGTAAAAGAAGATACTTGTAAATACTGCCTTGAAAAAGCACCTATGTACCTTTTGGATGTATTAAATGCTGATGAATATAGAGAGTGTAGCGCTTGTAAAAGCATCATCTTTTCTAAAAAAGAACCTTTTTTTGTAGAAAAAGGTTTATCGGATTGGGGTATACCGGGGTTTTTTAGCTTTTACAAAGATCCTATTGCTCTTAGTATGCTTGATAAAATGCACAATATTGATATTGCTTATATACTAAAAGCCTCAAAACTAAAGGGGAGTGTCCTCGTTTACAGGGCTTTTAACGGAGAGATATCCCATCTTTTAAACTATCTTGGTTATGAGACTGTAAATGTTGAAGAAGATAAGGAACTGAAGAAAATAGGTTTTGTGCTCTTTGGGACAAAATATTACGATGGGGCTATAGAAGATATACTTAGTGATATAGATATTGTGCTTATACCAGATATAAGAACTATCGATACAGGATTGCTAAAAATCTTCAAAGACAAACACATACTAATAGGTGCTCCAAACAAAGAAAGCATCCTAAATACGCTTGGAAGATACAAATCATCTTTTAAATCTTCTCTTACACCAAAAGCTTTTATAAACTTGTTCAAACACCTTGGAAAGGATTTGTTTTTATATAGTTCCAATGAGCTTTCTCAAAACAGCGAGTACTTTGGGGAGTTTTTCTCAAATATACTTACTTTATCAACCGGCATAAGCTTATCTCTTTTTGAGCATGAGAATTTTTATAAGCTAAAAGCCAAATACGGCACATACATATATGGAAGCTCTTTTCCCATACATCAAAACTCCCAAAGGTCAATAGACTACTCAAAGTGGAATATGTATGAAAAATCTGTGTTTAAGTTTCATATGACAAATAGGCTTTCAGAAAATGAACCTTACATAGAGATCTACGCCAAAGGTCCAAAAGGCAAGGTGCTTATCACGGATCACTGGGAGCTTATATCAAACTATCCGGAGCTTTTTGCATCAAAAGGCTATACGGTGGGGGTTTTAAGAAAAGATATACCTCTAAACCTTGATAGGCTTAAAAACGAAGTAAAGGCTTTTAATCCAGATTTTATGTTTTTTGGATTTTACGGTGATCTATTTTTCATGAGAAATGAAACCTCTTGGGATTATAAGACAAGAGATTTTTGGTTTAAAAACTTTGATGTTCCGATAATAGCTTTAAAAGTGGATACACCAAGCATAAATAGATACAGTCTAACAAGAGAAGGGCTTGAGATACTAAGAAAATACAAGCATAAGTTCGCCATAATCCATCACGATAAATTTTTAACAGAGTGCTTTAGAACCCTCGGTATAAAAGCCTATTGGTGGAACTCAAACGGCTTTATTATGAGCAATCTAAACTTATCCACCCAAGATGATGATATACCAAAAGAAAAAAAAATATTTGATGTTATCTTCCCTGGCAGTGTTCATAAACCAAATGAAGATTTTTACAAAAAATACGCTTCTTATATAGAGTGTTATAAAAAGGATGTATCTGATATAAGAAAATGTCTTGATATACCTTGTATAAAAGACGGATTTTTTAACCAAGAATTTTTTGATATATCAACGAGTGTTATGTCTTATGTGAGGGCTTATGCTACAAACGCATTGAAAGATTATTACAAGGATAGATTTTTCACAACAGATGTTGTAAAAATACCCTATTCAAGGCTAAAATATATAGTATCTTCTTCAAAGATCACATTTTATATACACTCTCAAGGTTTTAGTGCTGTGCATGATATGATATACGAACCACCAATATATCATAGCTTGCCTATTGTGGATTACAAAGAAGAAGCGATGATACTATTCAAAGAGCATTACAAAGAAATCACTTATAAAAATATCGAAGATGCCATTAAAAAGATAGATTATTATCTTTCCCATGAAGAAGAAAGAGAATCCTTGATAAAAGAACTAAGAAATATAGTATTAAACTACTACAGACAAGATTTTAGAATAGATATGATAGAGTATGTTTTAACTCAGTTAAAAGTTTAA
- the tsaD gene encoding tRNA (adenosine(37)-N6)-threonylcarbamoyltransferase complex transferase subunit TsaD, with translation MKHDEEKLCLGIETSCDDTALALYSSKRGLIDSLLSSQVNAHKIYNGIVPELCSREHTKNLYILFYELLEKHKIKPSDIDFLAVTIAPGLILSLLVGASFASGLSYALDIPIVPVHHIEAHIYSVFLEYNVEYPFLALVVSGGHTEIYLVEGFEHYELIGKTLDDAAGEAFDKGAVLLGLQYPGGPAIEKFLSSYENPETIDFPIPIKDDRIAFSFSGLKTFLRENKDKYPKDALVFSYQEAIVNHIIRTLQKAIKKTGINRLVVVGGVAANKRLREKLNALDIECYIPSIKYCTDNAAMVSLVGNMRFLKGKYYKKSDLHKLNPDPSLRLEDFVRSIC, from the coding sequence ATGAAACACGACGAAGAAAAGCTATGTCTTGGCATTGAGACCTCTTGTGACGATACTGCTTTAGCTTTGTATAGTAGTAAGAGAGGTCTTATAGATAGTCTCCTTAGCTCCCAAGTAAATGCTCATAAGATATACAACGGCATAGTCCCAGAGCTTTGCTCCAGAGAGCATACAAAAAATCTTTATATACTGTTTTATGAGCTTTTAGAAAAACATAAAATAAAACCCTCTGATATAGATTTTTTGGCAGTCACGATAGCCCCTGGGCTTATATTATCTCTTTTGGTTGGAGCTTCTTTTGCCAGTGGTTTATCTTATGCTTTGGATATACCTATAGTACCAGTCCATCATATAGAAGCTCACATATACTCGGTGTTTTTAGAATACAACGTAGAATATCCATTTTTGGCCCTTGTGGTGTCTGGAGGGCACACTGAGATTTACCTCGTAGAAGGCTTTGAACATTATGAGCTAATAGGGAAAACCCTTGACGATGCAGCCGGCGAGGCCTTTGACAAAGGGGCTGTGCTTCTTGGTCTTCAATACCCTGGCGGTCCTGCCATAGAAAAGTTTTTATCTTCATATGAAAATCCTGAAACGATAGACTTTCCAATACCTATAAAAGACGATAGGATAGCGTTTTCTTTTAGTGGTTTAAAAACGTTTTTAAGAGAAAACAAAGACAAATACCCCAAAGATGCCCTTGTTTTTTCCTACCAAGAGGCTATAGTAAACCACATTATAAGAACCTTGCAAAAAGCCATAAAAAAAACCGGTATCAACCGTCTTGTGGTGGTGGGTGGCGTAGCTGCCAACAAACGCCTAAGAGAAAAGCTAAACGCCCTTGATATAGAGTGTTATATCCCCTCAATAAAATACTGCACAGACAATGCAGCTATGGTAAGCTTGGTAGGCAACATGAGATTTTTAAAAGGAAAATATTATAAAAAATCGGATTTACATAAGTTAAATCCAGATCCCTCTTTGAGGCTTGAGGATTTTGTAAGGAGTATTTGTTAA
- a CDS encoding S41 family peptidase, with amino-acid sequence MKKVSLALTIPIVFVGGFLVGAKAEQNKKHQSDADYIRLFMDVFEITKQNYVVNPSTKKMIYGALNGMLQSLDPFSDFFTPSEFKEFTQDTEGEFGGIGIEIARKDGRPIVIAPIEGTPAYRAGIRAGDVIIKINGKDTSNISLFKVIKLIKGKPGTTVTLTIFRKGVDHPLTFKLTREIIKVPAVKATMVDNHIGYIKLVQFQENAYSELAKAVKKLESKGANEFIFDLRNDPGGLLTQAIKVANVFLPKDKLVVYTKGRVVGEHKYYTKHNPLIPMQDKVVVLVNGGTASAAEIVTGALKDYKRATVIGEKTFGKGSVQNLIPLENGAGLKLTIAYWYTPAGICINKKGIMPDILIKFPAKEQEELIKTIEDMRLKGDKQKVILLPNKDPQLKAAIDYLEGKPVKSEKEKEDEKAS; translated from the coding sequence ATGAAAAAAGTTTCTTTAGCTTTAACTATACCGATAGTTTTTGTCGGTGGATTTTTGGTGGGTGCAAAGGCAGAACAAAACAAAAAACATCAGTCTGATGCTGACTATATAAGGCTTTTTATGGATGTTTTTGAAATTACGAAGCAAAATTACGTGGTAAACCCAAGTACTAAGAAAATGATATACGGCGCTTTAAACGGCATGCTTCAATCTCTTGACCCGTTTTCTGACTTTTTTACCCCCTCTGAGTTTAAAGAGTTTACTCAAGATACCGAAGGTGAATTTGGTGGTATAGGTATAGAGATAGCAAGAAAAGATGGAAGACCTATAGTAATAGCCCCTATAGAAGGGACACCTGCTTATAGAGCTGGTATAAGGGCTGGAGATGTTATCATAAAAATAAACGGCAAAGACACTTCCAATATAAGCTTATTCAAAGTAATAAAGCTTATAAAAGGAAAGCCCGGCACTACTGTCACGCTTACTATATTTAGAAAAGGCGTAGATCATCCTCTTACTTTCAAACTAACTAGAGAGATAATAAAAGTACCTGCCGTAAAAGCCACTATGGTAGATAATCATATAGGCTATATAAAACTTGTGCAATTCCAAGAAAACGCTTACAGTGAGCTTGCTAAAGCTGTCAAAAAACTTGAATCAAAAGGTGCCAATGAGTTTATTTTTGACTTAAGAAACGATCCAGGCGGCCTTTTAACACAGGCTATAAAAGTAGCAAACGTATTTTTGCCAAAAGATAAACTAGTGGTTTATACGAAAGGTAGAGTTGTAGGAGAACATAAGTATTATACTAAGCACAATCCACTTATACCTATGCAAGATAAGGTTGTGGTCCTTGTAAACGGTGGTACTGCAAGTGCTGCTGAAATAGTCACTGGAGCTTTAAAAGATTACAAGAGAGCCACTGTTATAGGCGAGAAGACTTTCGGTAAAGGCTCTGTTCAAAACCTTATACCCTTAGAAAATGGAGCAGGTCTAAAGCTAACAATAGCCTATTGGTATACACCAGCTGGTATATGTATAAACAAAAAAGGCATTATGCCAGATATACTGATAAAATTCCCGGCCAAAGAACAAGAAGAACTTATAAAAACTATAGAGGATATGAGGCTAAAAGGCGATAAACAAAAGGTTATACTTCTTCCCAACAAAGACCCTCAACTAAAAGCTGCCATAGACTATTTAGAAGGAAAACCCGTAAAGTCTGAAAAAGAAAAGGAAGACGAAAAAGCCTCATAA
- a CDS encoding lysophospholipid acyltransferase family protein: MKYVKFFYKILVFLMLFIAFILKSLYIDIFVKDQKEKRKAFLKNASFFSRLVIKLFNINIKQNGIYIKDQNYIIVSNHLSYIDIVVLSAFIEAVFLSTKEVQETFLFGHIAKYGGAIFIDRKNKANILSDMELFKSVLEEGFNVVVFLEGTTSNGDDVLPFKSSFVEIMLKAQKPILPICIKYKSINGKPIAISNRDYVFYYGDMELFEHFLSFLLNVDSMEIELFFLNPLYQTSYLNRKELTKILYEDIRSCYLEKPISF, from the coding sequence ATGAAATATGTAAAGTTTTTTTACAAAATACTTGTTTTCCTAATGCTTTTTATAGCTTTTATTTTAAAATCTCTATATATAGATATCTTTGTTAAAGACCAAAAAGAAAAGAGAAAAGCTTTCTTAAAAAATGCTTCCTTTTTTTCTAGGCTAGTGATTAAACTCTTCAACATAAATATAAAACAAAACGGCATATATATAAAAGACCAAAATTATATAATAGTGTCAAACCATCTTAGTTACATTGATATAGTGGTTCTGAGCGCTTTTATAGAGGCGGTGTTTTTATCCACAAAGGAAGTGCAAGAGACATTTTTGTTTGGACATATAGCAAAATATGGTGGTGCGATATTCATAGATAGAAAGAACAAAGCAAACATACTTTCTGATATGGAGCTTTTTAAATCTGTTTTAGAAGAGGGTTTTAATGTGGTGGTGTTTTTAGAGGGCACCACTTCAAACGGTGATGATGTGCTTCCTTTTAAAAGTAGTTTTGTAGAGATTATGCTAAAAGCCCAAAAACCAATATTGCCAATATGTATAAAATATAAATCTATAAACGGTAAACCAATAGCCATATCCAATAGAGATTACGTATTTTACTATGGAGATATGGAACTTTTTGAGCATTTTTTAAGCTTTTTGCTAAATGTAGACAGTATGGAGATTGAGCTTTTCTTCTTAAACCCTTTGTATCAAACGTCTTATCTCAATAGAAAAGAACTAACAAAGATACTATATGAGGATATAAGATCTTGCTATTTGGAAAAACCTATAAGTTTTTAA
- a CDS encoding polysaccharide deacetylase family protein, which yields MLFGKTYKFLNISIHDVCPSNFENVLSLRKLLIENGITNITYLLIPFYHEKETLLDIKNEVLEITTNAEVILHGYTHMSRDFKKYDYRRIFTYKEAEFLLENNLSYRLDKGIEMLKSLGITPKGFIAPAWLFKKELLQLLKEKGFLFTTDRRYIYNLQENKKIFSPVLAFGSRGYVEDISILSFDKMFFMLKALNVVRIALHPVDIKNPSKIYKLLKVLDYTRKEHFQITSLYHIIKAKNLIKN from the coding sequence TTGCTATTTGGAAAAACCTATAAGTTTTTAAATATATCAATTCACGATGTTTGCCCTTCAAACTTTGAAAACGTTTTAAGCTTAAGAAAACTCCTAATAGAAAACGGCATAACCAACATCACTTATCTTCTTATCCCTTTTTACCACGAAAAAGAAACGCTTTTAGATATTAAAAATGAGGTATTGGAGATTACAACAAACGCCGAGGTTATACTTCATGGATACACTCATATGTCAAGAGATTTTAAGAAATACGACTACCGCAGAATTTTTACCTACAAAGAAGCAGAGTTTTTATTGGAAAACAATCTTTCTTATAGGCTTGATAAAGGAATTGAGATGTTGAAAAGCTTAGGTATAACACCAAAGGGTTTTATAGCACCCGCTTGGCTTTTCAAAAAAGAATTATTACAACTTTTAAAAGAAAAAGGATTTTTATTTACCACTGATAGAAGGTATATATACAATCTTCAAGAAAACAAAAAGATATTTTCACCGGTTTTGGCCTTTGGTAGTAGAGGTTATGTAGAAGATATTTCTATTCTTTCTTTTGATAAGATGTTTTTTATGCTAAAAGCCCTGAACGTTGTAAGGATAGCCCTTCATCCAGTAGATATTAAAAATCCCTCTAAAATTTATAAACTCCTAAAAGTATTGGACTACACAAGAAAAGAACATTTTCAAATAACTAGTTTATATCATATCATAAAAGCAAAAAACTTAATAAAAAATTAA
- a CDS encoding glycosyltransferase yields the protein MIKVDLHLHSQASNRPGGYISEKLKIGESYTKPKKLYETLSNRGMTLFTITDHDTIDGCLEIAHLPGVFISEEITTYFPEDRCKVHVIAIDINQKYHDDIQHIRGNIYELVDYLQFNNIIHILAHPLYDMDGKLNKTHIERFLLLFDNWEVLNGTRSKTSSIITKKIAKSYTKKDLEDLANKYGFFKRKRDFIAFTGGSDDHGGLDLGYGYTIAEGSSVEDLKKAIENGTTKVDGYHGNPKRLTHMVMNIAKEGMKKRYNLGNLGYLLDTLFEQKDTTKYSFLDSILGKSSVVTFIENVINFKGMVSENPHENIFQFFSNMLPYTLNQIKSMKSFDFDKLSAYIGRSVIFLAPYIAYLSVYKQRADEKNISKRFYKEFFNEEHIDGKVAYFTDTFFDINGVAKTTQKLLDLAKEEELNIKFIISDERCIEDSHIKNFKPMISFALPEYENITINIPNLLELLDYVESENFDIVYAATPGVIGIYALIIAKVLGIPFVSAYHTDFPEYAYRYTSEPYFKYAAEMLMKTFYGLSDRVLIPSFSYYEKLKNYGIKEDKLVIFKRGVNKEKFNPIFRDKDFWKNFDPTYRGERVIVYIGRVAKEKDLDVFIEVFELLKEERNLKFAIVGDGPYKYELEKVYKDRIMFTGFLEGEDLSKAYASADIFLFPSTTETFGNVVLEAMASGLVPLVSDKGGAKEHITHGQNGFIINQNNPVEYANLVKKLLEDHFYYKEIKQRAIDYAHSLDERELLLEMINLLSFNKVRSIEFSEESVA from the coding sequence ATGATAAAAGTAGATTTACATCTTCACTCTCAAGCTTCAAACAGGCCAGGTGGCTACATTTCTGAAAAGCTAAAAATAGGCGAGAGTTACACCAAGCCCAAAAAGCTCTACGAGACCTTGTCAAATAGAGGGATGACGCTATTTACCATCACAGACCACGATACCATAGACGGATGCCTTGAAATAGCCCATCTTCCCGGTGTTTTCATATCGGAAGAGATCACTACATATTTTCCAGAGGATAGATGCAAAGTCCACGTTATAGCCATCGATATAAATCAAAAGTATCACGACGATATACAGCATATAAGAGGAAATATATATGAACTCGTAGATTATCTTCAGTTCAACAATATAATCCATATACTGGCTCACCCCCTTTACGATATGGATGGAAAACTAAATAAAACTCATATAGAGAGATTTTTACTTTTATTTGACAACTGGGAAGTACTAAATGGCACAAGGTCAAAGACTTCTTCAATTATTACAAAAAAGATAGCAAAATCTTACACCAAAAAGGACTTAGAAGATCTTGCAAACAAATACGGCTTTTTTAAAAGAAAAAGAGATTTTATAGCTTTTACCGGCGGATCAGACGACCATGGTGGGCTTGATCTTGGTTATGGATATACTATAGCAGAAGGCTCCAGTGTAGAGGATCTCAAGAAAGCCATAGAAAACGGCACCACAAAAGTAGATGGCTATCATGGAAATCCAAAAAGACTGACACACATGGTGATGAATATAGCAAAAGAGGGCATGAAAAAAAGGTATAACCTTGGAAACCTTGGCTATCTTTTAGATACACTTTTTGAACAAAAAGACACTACTAAGTATTCGTTTTTGGATTCTATATTGGGTAAAAGTTCTGTGGTTACATTCATAGAAAACGTCATCAATTTTAAAGGTATGGTATCGGAAAATCCTCACGAAAACATCTTTCAATTTTTCTCAAACATGCTTCCTTACACGTTAAATCAAATAAAATCTATGAAATCCTTTGATTTTGATAAGCTAAGCGCTTACATAGGAAGAAGCGTTATATTTTTGGCTCCATATATAGCTTATCTATCTGTCTACAAACAAAGAGCCGATGAGAAAAACATATCCAAAAGATTTTACAAAGAATTTTTCAATGAAGAACACATTGACGGCAAAGTAGCATATTTTACCGATACATTTTTTGATATAAACGGCGTAGCTAAAACCACTCAAAAGCTTCTTGATTTGGCCAAAGAAGAGGAGCTAAACATCAAGTTTATAATCTCAGACGAAAGATGTATTGAAGATAGTCATATTAAAAACTTTAAACCAATGATTTCTTTTGCTTTACCAGAGTATGAGAATATCACCATAAATATACCAAATCTTTTAGAGCTTTTAGATTATGTAGAATCAGAAAATTTTGATATCGTGTATGCTGCCACCCCAGGGGTTATAGGTATCTACGCCCTTATAATAGCCAAAGTCCTTGGTATTCCTTTTGTATCTGCTTATCATACAGATTTTCCAGAATACGCCTATAGATATACCTCTGAGCCTTATTTTAAATACGCTGCTGAAATGCTTATGAAAACCTTCTACGGTTTGTCAGACAGAGTGTTGATCCCAAGTTTTTCTTACTATGAAAAGCTTAAAAACTACGGTATAAAAGAGGACAAGCTGGTAATTTTCAAAAGAGGTGTAAACAAGGAAAAATTTAACCCCATCTTTAGAGATAAGGATTTTTGGAAAAACTTTGACCCCACTTACAGAGGAGAAAGAGTAATTGTCTATATAGGAAGAGTTGCAAAAGAAAAAGATTTAGACGTGTTTATAGAGGTTTTTGAGCTTTTAAAAGAAGAGAGAAACCTAAAGTTTGCAATAGTAGGAGATGGACCATATAAGTATGAACTTGAAAAAGTTTATAAAGATAGGATTATGTTTACGGGATTTTTGGAGGGGGAGGATTTATCAAAAGCCTATGCCAGCGCAGATATATTTTTGTTTCCAAGCACCACAGAAACCTTTGGAAACGTAGTGTTAGAAGCTATGGCTAGCGGGCTTGTGCCTTTGGTATCTGATAAAGGCGGTGCCAAAGAGCATATAACTCATGGGCAAAACGGCTTTATAATAAACCAAAACAATCCAGTAGAGTATGCAAACCTTGTAAAAAAACTTTTAGAAGATCATTTCTATTACAAAGAGATAAAACAAAGAGCTATAGATTATGCCCATAGCTTAGATGAGAGAGAGCTTTTATTGGAGATGATAAACTTGTTATCTTTTAACAAAGTAAGGAGTATAGAGTTTTCAGAAGAAAGCGTTGCATGA
- a CDS encoding glycosyltransferase — MKLLDITHFYSDKSGGIKTYINNKIEYFKDKDIEHVLIVPGKKDNINYINHSKIYQIKSPYMLVWKQYRLLVNHQKIANIIQYEKPDIVEIGSLFLLPSFIKKLKEKLNFRMIGFFHSNLEKSLSNILKLNKEDSVVSKMTRKYIYKAYSDMDLIIAPSFYVKDYLNTLGLYNVEVVYHGIDVGFFENQAPDKDLQNALKGKIALIYVGRFSKDKNFLELLDIFKTVYSLDNRFHLILVGDGPDKKHINKILDRGFTVFDYIKDKKTLAGLYKASDIFVSASKSDTFGYSIIEAQACGLPVVAYKDVSFPEIVYYKNYLASSKEEFIKNLLILSKTYQHLDKSQIKDFVKERFSLEKNMEELFFIYKSLSGLYQKRFA, encoded by the coding sequence ATGAAACTTTTAGATATAACGCATTTTTATTCAGATAAAAGCGGTGGTATAAAAACCTATATAAACAACAAGATAGAGTATTTTAAGGACAAAGATATTGAGCATGTTCTGATAGTGCCTGGCAAAAAAGATAATATTAATTATATAAACCATAGCAAGATATATCAAATCAAATCCCCTTACATGTTGGTTTGGAAACAGTATAGGCTTCTTGTCAACCATCAAAAGATAGCAAACATTATCCAATACGAAAAACCAGATATCGTAGAAATAGGATCGTTATTTTTACTACCATCTTTTATAAAAAAATTAAAAGAAAAGCTTAATTTTAGGATGATTGGTTTTTTTCATTCTAACTTGGAGAAAAGTCTATCAAACATTCTCAAACTAAACAAAGAAGATAGTGTAGTATCAAAGATGACCAGAAAATATATCTACAAAGCCTACAGCGATATGGATTTGATAATAGCTCCTTCTTTTTATGTAAAAGACTATCTAAATACTTTGGGCTTATACAACGTAGAGGTGGTTTATCATGGCATAGATGTTGGGTTTTTTGAAAACCAAGCACCAGATAAAGACCTTCAAAACGCTTTAAAAGGTAAAATAGCGCTTATATATGTGGGAAGGTTTTCCAAAGATAAAAACTTTTTAGAGCTTTTAGATATATTTAAAACAGTATATAGCTTAGATAACAGATTTCATCTAATTTTAGTAGGGGATGGACCAGACAAAAAGCATATAAACAAGATCCTTGATAGGGGTTTTACGGTTTTTGATTATATAAAAGATAAAAAAACCCTGGCAGGGCTTTACAAGGCATCTGATATATTTGTCAGCGCTTCCAAATCCGATACCTTTGGTTATTCTATAATAGAAGCCCAGGCCTGCGGGCTTCCAGTGGTGGCTTACAAGGATGTATCGTTTCCAGAGATTGTTTATTATAAAAATTATCTTGCCTCTTCAAAAGAAGAGTTTATAAAAAATCTACTCATTTTATCAAAAACATACCAACATCTTGATAAAAGCCAAATAAAAGACTTTGTAAAAGAGCGATTTTCTCTGGAAAAGAATATGGAGGAGCTGTTTTTCATATACAAGTCCTTAAGTGGTTTGTATCAAAAGCGCTTCGCTTGA